The stretch of DNA acgagtttggtagtcttgggacgatacggactatgttcgtatatgggaactctacctggcatTGCGGTATAtaatccgtagcatgttttcccgcacgtgctctattagttgtggccgataggtatggtagcaaatcaccttgaagtaatccttaGACGTTGTAGAATACGAGTAATCTGATTGGGGGTCAGATGGTAGCAATTAAAGAACTGGGCAACGTGATCTGTTGATGTTATGTATGATACCTTGAGTTTATATGCTTATATTCTGCAACTTTATACatgtgatttaattgttaagctcaccctatctgcgtgtgtgtggcgatgatcgtgtacgcggtacacgggagcatatgttggtgatgcaggtggctctggtgcagcttagtcgcggagaggggattgacttgggaaacttttatatgtatttatttgttttggaaacaattgtaaaccctgatgggtgactTGATGTTATtgtgattttagttttataatagaCGATCTAAAATTATCCGCTCaattaataaagctttaaattttcccgcgttttgggaaaatgaggtattattaaatgcgctattttttttatttattccatttaattatttataaattagtaatattctgACGGGGTGTTACAATAGATGCCTCTTCAATATCTAAAACAGCTGAGAAAGTTTTTGAGATGATGGATAGCATTGTTGAAGAGGTGGGAGAAGAAAATGTCATTCAAGTTGTCACCGATAATGCTGCAAACTATAAAGCTGCTGGCCATTTGTTGATGACAAAGAGAAAAAGGCTATTTTGGACACCGTGTGCTGCACATTGTGTCGACTTAATGTTAGAAGATTATGAAAAGAAGATCCCCATTCATGAGGAGACAATTccaaaaggtaaaaaaattacTACCTTTATTTATTCAAGATCTTCTCTAATTTGTCTATTACAACATTTCACAAAAGGAAGGGATTTGGTGAGGCCGGGTGTTACCCGTTTCGCTACATCGTATCTAACGTTAGGATGCCTACATGAGAATAAAGGAGCTTTGATTAGAATGTTTACTAGCAATGAGTGGAAGTCTAGCAAGTTTGCTAAAACCAATGATGGTAAAATAGTTGAAGATGTTGTTTTAGATAAGGAGTTTTGGAAGAATATAATAACTTGTTTGAAGGGTGCATTTCCTTTAATTGAAGTGCTTCGATTGGTTGATTCGGATCAAAAGCCAGCCATGGGATTCATTTATGAAGCAATGGATCAAGCAAAGGAGAAGATTCAAAAGGCTTTCAATGCTGTCAAAAAAAGGTATTAGTCATCTacctatttatatttgttaatggaaaacaaaaaactaaCTCAATGTAATGTATTTTGGTTAGTTATTTGCCTTTGTGGAACATCATTGATGAAAGGTGGGACAAGCAGCTCCATAGGCCTTTGCATGCTGCAGGCTATTTTCTTAACCCTCAAATGCATTATCGTCCCGGATTTAAAGCAGATTTGGAAGTGAAACGAGGTTTGATGGAATGTATAACTAGGATGGTCGAAGATGAGGATGAACAAACTCTCATTATGTTCAAATTGATGATTTTAGAAAACGAGCAAAATGTTTTGGTTGTCCTTTGGCTACCAGGTCAATTAATTTAAAGACTCCAGCAGATTGGTGGGAGTCTTATGGTGATGAATATCCTGAACTCCAAAAAATTGCGATTCATGTATTAAGCTTGACATGTAGCTCCTCCGGATGTGAGCGTAATTGGAGTTCCTTTGAGATGGTAAGTTAATGTTAGAATATATCactataataaattactagTAGTGCTCGCTTATCATATTTGTCTTTGCATTTGTTTAGGTCCATACAAAGAGAAGAAATAGGCTAAAGCAAAGCACAATGAATGATGTTTTTGTTATGGCCAATTCAAAATTAGCCAAGAAGAAACAAACAAGAAAACCAGCTCGAATTAACATTGATGATTGTTCATCCGATGAAGAGTGGATTATGGAAGATGAGCATGAGCAAAATGAAGCATTGGATTTGGATGAGAACTTGATTCCAGTTGAAGTTCAAGACGATGAAACTTTACATAGTCAAGACTTAGATATGACTGATTTGAATGACGAACGAGATAGGAATGATGGAGCTGGAGATTGTGAATTTAACTTAGAAGACTATTTGGTTTAGAAGaatcattattttgttattcCTATATACGTAGGATATTGATTTGCACCTAGTGATGTGctcttttatttcatattataaaatttatttatgaattttgagTGACAATAAAATTTGTAGGATCTTACGATCTATGTTACGATCTTCCGATTTACgatttatattttcctttccgATCTTGAGTAGAATCTCGATTTTGACTACCATGGTTAATTGTCTCGCCACACATAATCCTTTAGTCGTACATTAGTTATTTTAGACCATTGACTCTTTCTTATGATTGCATCATTTGTATCAGCTGCCACGTGGTTACTACTAGTTTTTCCCATTTTCTCCTCTTTTGTCTTTTCTGACATTGGTTTCATTACacatttttacaaatataataaattaagaataaatagACTAAATTTAGAATAAGTTACTGCTATATGTTTAACTAATTACTCAGAAGAGCCGAAGGGTGTCCCcaccaaaacaaaaacatggatTCTGCTGATTACCAACTCTTTCAAAAATGCGTATGTGAAAATTAGTCTTCTGTCTTCAATTATTTAGTAACTGTGAAAcacttctcatcatcttaaatCAGTATTTTCAAACCAGAGAGGGGGTAATGAAATGAATTGGTAGATTTAAATTCCTCCCTAGGAtgaattttctattaaaatacaATGTTTGTTAACAGTTACACTTACAGAAAGATATGCATGGCATTCATCAAGTGCAGTGGGTGAACATACGACTAGGTCAAAAGATGTTTGAATACACtaaagccatgacaacctttcTCCTCTGGTTCCCCAGAAACAGTTTGTCAGGTTGTAATTAGCAAAACTTCCCAATGTATCGATCTGTCGACACAAGTTCCATACCCGAATTCGGTTCAGGTTCTTCTTCCTTCTCGAGGGAGATGGGCAGAAAACTGAAGCAAATGGCActtccaaattgaaaaaaagaaacttcATCTAGAGGATTTGAGTGAGTTATTTGCCAATGAGCTTGTAGTAGGCATATAGACCAGATCCAGCAAAACCAAGAAATTGCCCGGTTATGTTCCACTGAAATCGAATAAAAATACATTCTATCATCAGTAAAAATATGCTCAATTGGGAACAGCAGAACAGCAGTAGAGTATGGACAAGAATACTCACAATATCAAAAGGTAGCCCACCAAAAATTATCCACCCAAGACCAATAGTAAATAGATCCTAGACATCGATTAAGAATAATTAGAAATCGTAAAAGCTGACTAAAACAATCGTGGCAACATGATAGAGCCCAAATTAGAGAGAAAGTAGAAATAAGTTCCGATAATGAATGAATGCATTGTACATACATGGAGAAGGGACTGACTAATGTAACTATCATcttaactaaataattttaagcTAATATCTCTAGTACCCTGACCCCCATTCTAGATGGTAGAAGGTGAATGCTAACACTTGCAACTTAGAAAAATGCGCACATTGgcaaaatacaatatttaaaagaatCCCATAATCAAACCATCATATTGACTAACTATTTCAACCAATCCAAATATCGGTAATAACATCATTAGTATGATGTCCAAATTAAAAGTATGTACCCAATGTGGAAAAAGTATGTTCTTAGTCCAATTAAAGAAGTGCAAATTAGACTCAATGGCATGATACGGAAAAATTATGTTCTTAATCCAATTAATAAGTCAGTGTGATGTCCACATTAAAGGTTTTCCAACATggattaaatatcttaagaCTAATTGATCAGAAACAATTATCtggaaattattttcttttccccACTGTTCATTAGTCAAACATGATTTGAGGCAAGACGATTTCCCAAGAGAATCACCAGATTATCCACATTTCTTTACTTCCAAATAAGTTTGGAACCAAAATTTATGCCACTTCAAATAAATCACCCCCTTATCCCTCTCATCTGCATCAGTATCCAGAAGCAAACTAACAGTTGATTACAGTTAATCGTTCTTAACACCAAAATGTACAACAAGAATCTCCCGAAATTCCAAAATTAATAGCCAGACCAGTGTACTAATAAGGCCATTTCTCACCCTATATTAGTCAAATTTGTAGAATTTCCGTTGCACGTAAGATGTACTTCCACAGAAAAGGTCATACTATACTATGCCATCATTGTGAAAGCAAAGCTTTACAGCATCATCACTGACAACCTATAAATCTAGGAGCACTATTTATGGAAGGTAAAAAACAAGCAAGACATGCATACCTTCAGATTACCACAAATTGTCTGTGTGACAGCTGAATTTAGAGTTGTGTTCAGAAAAATACAGTAATTCAAGAAGAATGCCAGTATGCAGGAAAAAAGCAAAATAACctgcagaagaagaaaaaatacaGAAATTATAACTtctcataatttaaaattttgaggaaACATGTTTAAAGgttatttattaacaaaatgcAGACCTTTCATTTGAAAATACTGATCAACTTAGACAGATCaacattttttgtattatattcaATGATTTCAAAATTGGACCAATCACTTAATATAAGGAGA from Vigna unguiculata cultivar IT97K-499-35 chromosome 8, ASM411807v1, whole genome shotgun sequence encodes:
- the LOC114194784 gene encoding uncharacterized protein LOC114194784 translates to MDSIVEEVGEENVIQVVTDNAANYKAAGHLLMTKRKRLFWTPCAAHCVDLMLEDYEKKIPIHEETIPKGRDLVRPGVTRFATSYLTLGCLHENKGALIRMFTSNEWKSSKFAKTNDGKIVEDVVLDKEFWKNIITCLKGAFPLIEVLRLVDSDQKPAMGFIYEAMDQAKEKIQKAFNAVKKRWDKQLHRPLHAAGYFLNPQMHYRPGFKADLEVKRGLMECITRMVEDEDEQTLIMSINLKTPADWWESYGDEYPELQKIAIHVLSLTCSSSGCERNWSSFEMVHTKRRNRLKQSTMNDVFVMANSKLAKKKQTRKPARINIDDCSSDEEWIMEDEHEQNEALDLDENLIPVEVQDDETLHSQDLDMTDLNDERDRNDGAGDCEFNLEDYLV